From Toxorhynchites rutilus septentrionalis strain SRP chromosome 2, ASM2978413v1, whole genome shotgun sequence, a single genomic window includes:
- the LOC129770439 gene encoding uncharacterized protein LOC129770439, with protein sequence MEQTVRRSKFALNEPLKLDQSTEVPGSVVELLACHQLEGIRFLHRGLIQNNGVILNDESGLGKTHQVAGYLSAVVGHSDKCVIVCDSVERIHHWMYHLELFTELKSGIIENYEQDEISDNREIFLTTFAVFSKIQQLDQNTGIKFVILDETKSASADSVLLQRIADLKFSKKLFIISDDLWNNLKRFHARLTICQERVLLNALDNLLEAVPGCTRSPLTKTKQLKLFFLSRGVYLRRYRNHYRSTLPLIAKSEFESYFASWMIANGLVSEPPLEDSQPISDETMVRGVKSRLNNNICDKMFDINTSRERCIGEEADDASCLNDAILGGIGNTSWEQVDDSQKSDDDNDCMVGVVKYQVSEPLFDFEQCTEDMPKLKMESSDSESRPTTDGEGEHLCTKPTGMSSQNASNNFEVPETERDTETPAIDERSESEDYLDFGQVLDCSTQIECVAEETDTLPTEDKYHFPIDRLLRRRQTPSSSSTDIEILSNKSTTANPVVNVQSSSSSNGAADKSKSPELFTDDSENELDETLQISSQDSFIDLLHKTPVNLEKTLKANVGLKAMPKNVSTPISTLMYGQLQMETEDSYVDDSSNDIFADITVKNRTDNVFEITENNAFGNKIQIVTDNERPSSVGDTDEVEFVCVVRKAGDPNDVINLDTEASAPKKQIGWGAQLTEKTPPKSGSTTPQGWLTKSSRASPSVNGSPRTPTTNNGKSDDRGSSRRSRGGSSGRRKRLESWFKDDDEFASRQRVGTSSNRRRSAPVGGNTRKPSPKKKCFQERLLQQYNKILVSPSGIDSDFE encoded by the exons ATGGAACAAACTGTAAGGCGGAGCAAATTCGCGCTCAATGAACCATTGAAACTAGATCAATCGACAGAAGTACCAGGTTCCGTAGTGGAACTTCTGGCATGTCACCAGCTGGAAGGGATTAGGTTTCTCCATCGCGGTCTGATACAG AATAACGGCGTAATACTGAACGATGAATCAGGATTGGGTAAGACTCATCAAGTAGCGGGCTACTTATCAGCTGTCGTTGGACATTCGGATAAATGCGTCATTGTTTGCGATAGCGTGGAACGTATACATCACTGGATGTACCATTTGGAGTTGTTCACGGAGCTGAAATCTGGGATTATTGAAAACTATGAGCAGG ATGAAATATCGGATAATCGGGAAATATTTCTGACTACATTTGctgtgttttcaaaaattcaacaacTAGACCAAAACACGGGTATCAAATTTGTAATCTTAGACGAAACTAAAAGCGCTTCTGCTGACTCTGTTTTGTTGCAACGAATCGCTGACTTGAAATTCAGCAAAAAACTATTCATAATCTCCGATGATTTGTGGAACAATTTGAAACGTTTTCACGCGAGGCTCACGATTTGTCAAGAGCGAGTATTGCTAAACGCATTGGACAACCTTCTTGAAGCAGTACCCGGTTGCACTCGGTCGCCGCTGACGAAAACGAAACAGCTTAAACTTTTCTTCCTCTCAAGGGGAGTCTATCTGAGAAGATATCGCAACCATTACAGGAGTACTTTGCCATTGATAGCAAAGAGTGAGTTCGAATCATATTTTGCATCTTGGATGATTGCAAACGGATTGGTCAGCGAGCCGCCACTGGAAGATTCACAGCCCATATCGGACGAAACAATGGTTCGGGGAGTGAAGTCTCGATTAAACAACAATATCTGTGATAAAATGTTCGATATTAATACTAGTCGTGAGAGATGCATTGGAGAAGAAGCAGATGATGCATCGTGTCTTAACGATGCAATTCTGGGAGGTATTGGAAACACAAGTTGGGAACAAGTTGATGATTCTCAAAAATCGGATGATGACAATGACTGCATGGTCGgtgttgtgaaatatcaagttaGCGAGCCACTTTTTGATTTCGAACAATGCACAGAAGATATGCCTAAGCTAAAGATGGAGAGTTCAGATTCCGAGAGCAGGCCGACAACGGATGGTGAAGGAGAGCATCTTTGTACGAAACCAACGG GTATGTCATCTCAAAACGCTAGCAACAACTTTGAAGTACCTGAAACTGAAAGGGATACCGAAACTCCCGCTATTGACGAGCGAAGCGAATCTGAGGATTATCTAGACTTTGGTCAGGTTCTGGACTGTTCAACACAAATCGAGTGTGTAGCTGAAGAGACGGATACCCTGCCAACCGAAGACAAATATCATTTCCCGATCGATAGACTCTTGCGACGACGACAAACTCCATCCTCCTCATCCACAGACATAGAGATCCTCTCGAACAAGAGTACCACTGCCAATCCCGTCGTGAATGTTCAGTCTAGTTCCAGTTCCAATGGCGCGGCTGATAAATCGAAATCACCCGAACTGTTCACCGACGATAGTGAAAATGAGTTGGATGAAACGTTGCAGATTAGCTCGCAGGATTCCTTCATCGATCTTCTGCACAAAACTCCAGTTAATCTGGAGAAAACGTTGAAGGCCAATGTGGGACTCAAAGCGATGCCAAAGAACGTAAGTACACCTATATCCACCCTCATGTATGGTCAGCTTCAAATGGAAACTGAAGATTCGTATGTGGATGATTCCTCGAATGATATTTTCGCCGATATAACGGTTAAAAATCGAACGGACAATGTTTTCGAAATTACTGAGAACAACGCATTCGGGAACAAAATTCAAATCGTCACTGATAATGAAAGGCCATCCTCCGTCGGGGACACGGATGAAGTGGAGTTCGTATGCGTGGTTCGAAAAGCGGGAGACCCAAATGATGTCATCAATTTGGATACCGAGGCTAGTGCACCTAAAAAACAAATCGGTTGGGGGGCCCAACTGACAGAAAAGACGCCACCAAAAAGCGGCTCCACAACACCCCAGGGATGGCTAACGAAGTCCAGTCGAGCGTCGCCCTCGGTGAATGGTTCACCAAGAACACCCACCACCAACAACGGGAAAAGCGATGATCGGGGGAGTAGTCGACGCTCGAGAGGGGGCTCTAGTGGGAGACGAAAAAGGCTCGAAAGTTGGTTTAAAGATGATGACGAGTTCGCGAGCCGGCAGCGTGTGGGGACCAGCAGCAATCGACGAAGGTCTGCTCCAGTCGGAGGTAACACGAGAAAGCCCTCCCCCAAGAAGAAGTGCTTCCAAGAGAGACTTCTCCAGCAATATAATAAAATCTTAGTGTCCCCTAGTGGAATTGATAGCGATTTTGAATGA
- the LOC129767879 gene encoding uncharacterized protein LOC129767879 — translation MSISARWARRRTLVITIFTLGLYYFLSSSYTKYQIDSIIQRTKPEDVWEYVADFSKMMKLNPTIINFSVLTDHGNLEHWKYSVEYTERLSHWPYTKNTAVGHFSVRKLPEDEGGQYLVASTHRTCFLFGLFCLNSKGEFKISTINEEDTYCQETVLYQCPFLFGRFCRREVEYQRSAIMENLNRYFRLRKN, via the exons ATGTCGATCTCCGCTCGGTGGGCTAGACGCCGAACGTTGGTGATCACTATTTTCACCTTAGGATTGTACTATTTTCTATCCTCGTCGTACACTAAGTACCAGATCGATAGCATCATACAACGCACCAAGCCGGAAGACGTGTGGGAGTATGTGGCCGACTTCAGCAAAATGATGAAACTTAATCCAACCAT CATAAATTTTAGCGTTCTTACTGATCACGGGAACTTAGAGCACTGGAAGTATTCCGTGGAATACACAGAACGACTATCGCACTGGCCGTATACGAAAAACACTGCGGTTGGGCATTTTTCGGTGCGCAAACTGCCTGAAGATGAGGGTGGTCAATACTTGGTTGCTTCCACCCACAGGACGTGCTTTTTGTTTGGATTGTTTTGCC TGAATTCCAAAGGGgagttcaaaatatcaacaataaatGAGGAGGATACGTACTGCCAGGAAACGGTACTATATCAGTGTCCATTTTTGTTCGGTCGGTTCTGTAGGCGAGAAGTCGAATATCAACGATCGGCCATTATGGAAAATTTAAATCGGTACTTCAGGCTGAGAAAAAACTAG
- the LOC129767877 gene encoding nurim homolog: MLSLRQLVCFILSLLSFISVFYSVGKLGVFLATPVQRDFKHVLLNNLLDDRSLLKATLFSLFFNSIWIILFVIQHSAMKSDTVKAIWRKMGLELAERSIYNIASSYCLLILLKNWKSMQSYQLWYIEVQQSSTLWWTFVSLHIISWVIIYGGSLLMDLPEFIGLKQIYYDINDLAPPMSYKSQELRNFYGRMRHPSFVGLSVVLWITNSMSADRLLLAVIWTTYMYLSWNTNKTDLEYQKYQLSRKRVELAKVKE, encoded by the exons ATGCTTTCCTTACGGCAGCTTGTGTGTTTTATTCTGTCACTGCTGTCCTTCATATCCGTGTTTTATTCCGTTGGAAAGCTAGGCGTGTTTTTGGCCACACCTGTCCAGCGTGATTTTAAACATGTTCTGCTCAACAATTTGCTGGATGACCGTTCCCTGCTAAAGGCGACGTTGTTTTCTCTATTCTTCAACTCGATATGGATTATTTTATTCGTGATTCAACATAGCGCGATGAAATCCGACACGGTCAAAGCCATCTGGCGAAAGATGGGCCTAGAATTGGCCGAGAGGAGCATCTACAATATTGCGTCTTCGTATTGCTTGCTG ATTCTGCTGAAGAATTGGAAATCAATGCAATCCTATCAGCTGTGGTACATTGAAGTTCAGCAGAGCTCGACACTTTGGTGGACCTTTGTGTCTTTGCATATTATATCCTGGGTGATTATCTATGGCGGAAGTTTGTTAATGGATCTGCCTGAGTTTATCGGGTTGAAACAGATTTACTACGATATCAACGATCTTGCGCCACCGATGAGTTATAAATCGCAGGAGCTACGCAACTTCTACGGGAGGATGAGACATCCTTCCTTCGTTGGTTTGTCCGTAGTTTTGTGGATCACCAATAGTATGAG TGCGGATCGTCTTCTGCTGGCGGTGATTTGGACTACCTACATGTACCTCTCGTGGAATACAAATAAGACAGATTTGGAGTACCAGAAGTATCAACTTTCCCGGAAACGAGTTGAATTAGCTAAGGTCAAGGAATAA